Proteins encoded together in one Anaerotignum propionicum DSM 1682 window:
- a CDS encoding response regulator, whose amino-acid sequence MNKPFILIVEDDSAVRNLISTTMETQDYKYHTAASGGEALIAAVSQNPDVVLLDLGLPDMDGVEIIKKIRSWSNMPIIVISARAEDQDKIEALDAGADDYLTKPFSVEELLARLRVALRRISYTQRMGREQVEFVNGDLRVDYASGCGYFAGEELHLTPIEYKLLCLLSKNVGKVLTHTYITKEIWGSTWDNDIASLRVFMATLRKKIEENPAQPQYIQTHVGVGYRMLRIEE is encoded by the coding sequence ATGAATAAGCCTTTTATTTTAATTGTTGAGGACGACAGCGCAGTGCGCAATCTGATTTCAACTACGATGGAAACCCAAGATTATAAGTATCATACTGCGGCTTCAGGTGGTGAAGCCTTAATTGCAGCCGTTTCTCAAAATCCGGATGTGGTTTTATTAGACTTGGGACTGCCGGATATGGATGGCGTGGAAATTATTAAAAAGATTCGTTCATGGTCAAATATGCCTATTATTGTAATCAGCGCAAGGGCTGAGGATCAAGATAAAATTGAAGCGTTGGACGCAGGGGCAGACGATTATTTGACAAAACCCTTTTCTGTGGAGGAGTTATTGGCTCGTTTGAGGGTGGCATTAAGAAGGATAAGCTATACACAGCGTATGGGTAGGGAGCAGGTTGAGTTTGTGAATGGTGATTTACGTGTGGATTATGCTTCCGGCTGTGGATATTTTGCAGGGGAAGAGTTGCACTTGACCCCGATAGAATATAAGTTATTATGCCTGCTAAGTAAAAATGTAGGAAAGGTTCTGACACATACCTATATTACCAAAGAAATTTGGGGTAGTACATGGGACAATGACATTGCTTCTCTAAGGGTATTTATGGCAACTTTACGAAAGAAGATTGAAGAAAACCCAGCACAACCACAATATATTCAAACCCACGTTGGTGTTGGATACAGGATGCTGCGTATTGAGGAATAA
- a CDS encoding cyclase family protein, with protein MKIIDLTHTISNTIPVYPGTEGPNLSISNTYEEDGFKETLLKMFSHTGTHMDAPHHIFPKGISLDKKDASGFVGKACVIDATDVPEGGMIDISYIERNKERVERAEFILFRTGWEKYWGQDAYFGEYPVISKEVARYLVEHNKKGIGLDNIGLDPISDTALTLHHIILEKETMVIIENLCNLDLIGEEDFLLAALPLKFENSDGAPIRAVAIL; from the coding sequence ATGAAGATTATTGATTTGACACACACCATTTCAAATACAATCCCTGTTTATCCTGGTACGGAGGGTCCCAACCTCTCTATTTCCAATACATATGAAGAAGATGGTTTCAAAGAAACCCTACTGAAGATGTTTTCTCATACAGGAACCCATATGGATGCGCCCCATCATATTTTCCCCAAGGGTATTTCTTTAGATAAAAAGGATGCATCAGGATTTGTGGGGAAAGCCTGTGTCATTGATGCCACCGACGTTCCAGAAGGAGGAATGATCGATATTTCCTATATTGAACGAAACAAAGAGCGTGTGGAGAGAGCCGAATTTATACTTTTCCGAACGGGTTGGGAAAAATATTGGGGGCAAGATGCTTATTTTGGTGAGTATCCTGTGATTTCAAAAGAAGTTGCCAGATATCTGGTAGAGCATAATAAAAAAGGTATTGGTTTGGATAATATCGGTTTAGATCCCATATCCGATACTGCCCTTACATTGCATCATATTATTTTGGAGAAAGAAACGATGGTAATCATTGAAAATCTTTGTAATCTAGATTTGATAGGTGAAGAGGATTTTTTGCTGGCGGCGCTTCCTTTGAAGTTTGAGAACTCTGATGGGGCTCCCATTAGGGCGGTTGCTATTTTGTGA
- a CDS encoding DUF3788 family protein — protein sequence MERPLLNDGNQYPTDIILASVLGNSMEVYQAFVSNLSKYQIDLEWHYYNDSKSWLGKAVSKKRTVFWLSIWQGFFKVSFHFAGKTHLDIMNLPIAVDIKREIENAPIKGKLVSVAIKVSDKAHLDDIYTLMSYRQSCK from the coding sequence TTGGAGAGGCCATTATTAAACGATGGAAATCAGTATCCTACGGATATCATTTTAGCTTCTGTGTTGGGCAACAGCATGGAAGTTTATCAAGCGTTCGTAAGTAATCTTTCAAAATATCAGATTGATCTGGAATGGCACTATTATAATGATAGCAAATCGTGGCTTGGAAAAGCTGTTTCAAAAAAGAGAACTGTTTTTTGGCTGTCAATTTGGCAAGGCTTTTTTAAAGTGAGTTTTCACTTTGCCGGAAAAACCCACTTGGACATAATGAATCTGCCTATCGCAGTTGATATAAAAAGGGAAATAGAAAATGCACCTATTAAAGGAAAGTTAGTAAGTGTTGCAATTAAAGTTTCAGACAAAGCACATCTTGACGATATCTATACATTGATGTCTTATAGACAAAGCTGTAAATAA
- a CDS encoding potassium channel family protein, with protein MKSILIVGLGRFGRHMAHKLVEQGNSVLAVEKSEERADNAINIVPNIQIGDAANEVFAQSLGVSNFDLCVIAIGDDFQISLEITVLFKDLGAKFILARASREVHRKLLLRNGADHVVYAEREMAERLAIKYGSKNLFDYIELTPEAAIYEMRVPESWYGKTILEKSVRTRYHISILATKKKGQIIPLPQPEHVFTSDETLIVFGGKTAARDLLK; from the coding sequence ATGAAATCAATATTAATTGTTGGACTTGGAAGATTTGGCAGACATATGGCTCACAAACTGGTGGAGCAGGGGAATTCTGTTTTGGCGGTGGAAAAAAGTGAAGAGCGTGCGGATAACGCCATTAATATTGTACCGAATATTCAAATTGGGGATGCCGCAAATGAGGTTTTTGCCCAATCTTTAGGAGTTAGCAATTTTGACCTTTGTGTGATTGCCATTGGGGATGATTTTCAAATATCATTGGAAATCACTGTTTTATTTAAAGATTTGGGAGCGAAATTCATCTTAGCTCGTGCCAGTCGTGAAGTGCACCGAAAACTGCTGCTTCGCAATGGTGCCGATCATGTGGTTTATGCAGAACGGGAGATGGCGGAACGCTTAGCTATAAAATATGGTTCAAAAAACTTGTTTGATTATATTGAGTTGACACCGGAGGCGGCAATCTATGAAATGAGAGTTCCTGAAAGCTGGTATGGTAAAACAATATTGGAAAAGTCCGTTCGCACCAGATACCACATTAGTATTTTAGCAACTAAGAAAAAGGGCCAAATTATACCCCTTCCTCAACCAGAACATGTTTTCACTTCGGATGAAACCTTGATTGTGTTTGGTGGAAAAACTGCGGCACGAGATTTATTAAAGTAA
- a CDS encoding AAA family ATPase — MSSPRYIRDVTLTLPVSKESYLSQIPAVQHLMTNKRLLLTSPVTFFVGENGTGKSTLLEAIAVAYGFNAEGGTKNFQFSTNSSHSELYKHLSLLKAAYAKDGFFLRAESFYNVASYVDEVNAVDSYGGTSLHCQSHGESFLALVQNRFSGNGLYILDEPEAALSPLRLLTLMGEIDILVKNNSQFLIATHSPMLMMFPNAEILEFSEKGIKSVSYKQTEHYRITRSFLENPEKILKHLLSR; from the coding sequence ATGAGCTCTCCCCGATATATTCGAGATGTAACATTAACTTTGCCTGTTTCCAAGGAATCATATCTGTCCCAGATTCCTGCAGTTCAACACTTAATGACAAATAAAAGGCTATTACTCACGAGTCCAGTTACTTTCTTTGTTGGCGAAAATGGTACGGGCAAATCCACGCTGCTTGAAGCAATTGCAGTTGCATACGGTTTCAACGCCGAGGGTGGAACCAAAAACTTTCAGTTTTCCACAAATAGCTCACACTCGGAACTGTATAAACATTTGTCACTACTAAAAGCTGCTTATGCCAAGGATGGATTTTTTCTTCGGGCTGAGAGCTTTTACAATGTGGCTAGTTATGTGGATGAAGTGAATGCTGTTGATAGCTATGGAGGGACTTCTTTACACTGTCAATCCCATGGTGAAAGTTTTTTGGCATTGGTTCAGAATAGATTTAGTGGAAATGGTTTATATATTTTAGATGAACCGGAAGCGGCACTCTCGCCATTGAGGTTGCTTACTTTAATGGGGGAAATTGATATTCTTGTGAAAAATAATTCACAATTTTTGATTGCCACACATTCACCTATGCTTATGATGTTTCCGAATGCGGAAATTTTAGAATTTTCGGAGAAAGGAATAAAGTCTGTTTCTTACAAGCAAACGGAACATTACCGGATTACAAGAAGTTTTTTAGAGAATCCCGAGAAAATATTAAAGCACCTGCTATCCAGATGA
- a CDS encoding GIY-YIG nuclease family protein, which translates to MQKTITYLYPDEKNAANLKMYQDRTNQIKAFYFTRESYKKVYELPCSLNYAIYFLFNDSEDESVVYIGQSVNGIQRIEEHVRRKDFWTYGILFVTDNNSFDKLSIDYLEYEFIQKFKKSSYVLTNKDLRLNKPNISVYDIPNIETFISQIKFLLSAEGIDIDEQQDRNELIKYYYPPTKHNAKLFVKDGRFILAAGSEIKRPLESTKDWKDKNHYKRGNAIINSYIANEKVKEIDGKLITQVNLAFKAPSAPADMITGLSENGWKFFKELEEIRGK; encoded by the coding sequence GCACAAACCAAATCAAGGCGTTTTATTTTACTCGTGAAAGTTACAAAAAGGTATATGAATTACCTTGTTCGTTAAACTATGCAATTTACTTTCTATTTAATGATAGTGAAGATGAGAGCGTTGTGTATATTGGACAATCTGTGAACGGAATACAGAGGATTGAAGAGCATGTTAGGCGTAAAGATTTTTGGACATATGGTATATTGTTTGTCACGGACAACAATAGCTTCGATAAACTTTCAATTGATTATTTGGAGTACGAATTTATACAGAAGTTTAAGAAAAGTAGCTATGTATTAACAAATAAAGATCTGAGACTTAATAAGCCCAATATTAGTGTTTACGATATTCCTAATATTGAGACCTTCATTTCTCAAATTAAATTTTTGTTAAGTGCTGAGGGCATTGATATTGATGAACAGCAGGATAGGAACGAATTAATAAAATACTATTATCCACCGACAAAACACAATGCTAAATTGTTTGTAAAAGATGGAAGGTTTATATTGGCAGCAGGAAGCGAAATTAAAAGGCCGCTAGAATCAACAAAAGATTGGAAAGACAAGAATCATTACAAAAGAGGGAATGCAATAATAAATAGTTATATAGCAAATGAAAAAGTTAAAGAAATAGATGGGAAGCTAATAACTCAAGTTAATTTGGCGTTCAAAGCACCTTCGGCACCGGCTGATATGATAACTGGATTATCTGAGAATGGATGGAAGTTTTTTAAAGAGTTAGAGGAGATAAGAGGTAAATAA
- a CDS encoding TrkH family potassium uptake protein — MKHFADISPMKVILFGYCFIILIGALLLIMPFASQDGKYTDFLTAIFTATSATCVTGLIVVNTYTHWSFFGQLIILCLIQIGGIGFMTFCIAAISLTKKKIGYISRSLMQNSISAPQLAGIVRMTKFVIYGTLLVEGSGVLFLSNFYIPRYGLSKGIWYSIFHSISAFCNAGFDLMGEKTEFISFTAQVGNLYVNLILMLLIIVGGLGFFVWQDLLESKLHFSRMHLHTKLVIFLSSILVIGGAVLLYTSEKGGAEFQMLNFSERIIASFFQSVSARTAGFNTIDIGSMTQTGQFLIICLMFIGGSPGSTAGGIKTTTFAVLTLSVLTTFWHRKSIEVFGRRMEEGITRLASCVFMIYLFLVCFAAMVISRIEGIPLLSALFESVSAIATVGLTTGITPILGNTSLILLIVLMIIGRAGSLTMLLAFSSRKNPAVSTLPLEKIQIG; from the coding sequence ATGAAGCATTTTGCGGATATCTCACCAATGAAGGTAATTCTTTTTGGATATTGTTTTATTATTTTAATTGGAGCGTTATTGCTGATTATGCCGTTTGCCAGTCAGGATGGAAAATACACGGATTTTCTGACGGCTATTTTTACGGCGACTTCTGCAACGTGTGTAACGGGATTGATTGTGGTAAATACATATACCCATTGGTCCTTTTTTGGACAGCTTATTATACTTTGTTTAATTCAAATTGGCGGTATTGGGTTTATGACTTTTTGCATTGCTGCTATTTCACTAACGAAGAAAAAAATTGGTTATATTTCTCGCTCGTTAATGCAGAATTCAATTTCCGCACCTCAGCTTGCGGGAATTGTGCGTATGACAAAATTTGTAATATATGGGACTCTTTTGGTAGAAGGAAGTGGGGTGCTGTTTCTTTCAAATTTTTACATTCCTCGTTATGGTTTAAGCAAGGGGATTTGGTATTCCATATTTCATAGTATTTCTGCCTTTTGTAATGCTGGTTTTGACTTGATGGGGGAGAAAACGGAGTTTATTTCTTTTACAGCGCAGGTAGGTAATTTATATGTCAATTTAATATTAATGCTTCTTATTATTGTGGGCGGACTTGGCTTTTTTGTCTGGCAAGATTTATTAGAAAGCAAATTGCATTTTTCTCGAATGCATCTGCATACGAAGCTTGTTATTTTTTTAAGCAGTATTTTGGTTATTGGTGGTGCGGTATTGTTATATACCAGTGAAAAAGGTGGAGCTGAATTTCAAATGCTCAATTTTTCGGAACGGATTATCGCTTCGTTCTTTCAATCTGTCAGTGCAAGAACGGCAGGATTTAACACCATTGATATAGGTTCCATGACACAAACAGGTCAGTTTTTAATAATATGTCTTATGTTCATTGGCGGTTCCCCAGGCTCAACAGCGGGTGGTATAAAAACAACAACTTTTGCTGTGCTTACGCTAAGTGTGCTTACCACCTTCTGGCATAGAAAATCTATTGAGGTTTTTGGACGCAGAATGGAAGAGGGCATTACCCGATTGGCATCTTGTGTTTTTATGATTTATCTATTTTTGGTTTGCTTTGCTGCTATGGTTATTTCTCGAATAGAAGGGATTCCACTGCTTTCTGCTTTATTTGAGAGTGTCTCGGCAATTGCCACTGTAGGTTTAACTACAGGGATTACACCCATTTTGGGAAATACATCTTTGATTTTATTAATTGTTTTAATGATTATTGGCAGAGCCGGTTCGCTTACGATGCTATTGGCTTTTTCATCCAGAAAAAATCCTGCGGTATCTACACTTCCGCTGGAGAAAATTCAAATTGGTTGA
- a CDS encoding stalk domain-containing protein, whose protein sequence is MKKNLKLFFAITVAMSVSVTPVAAKPAEGKSNVSASQKETKEKEISSAINETDDAKASSQKTEVNSQANKKTFRNELNEQKKDLQQEKISLNQQLDDLKLKYENLIASGDAEGAKSVLENITALNQQIQDMNAQIKQTINERYMLVKTMYTNEELAEFSNAKELISKMYADAEVLSAGSVTINNNLIKFDTPAYIKNGVTLVPLRAISEALGGEVSWDAETQTVVIKNGDTVVQITANSTTATVNGETVKISAPPTKNCGRTYVPLRFLAEALGFNTEWDSENEQIAISDDVETPVQEESTNDSVSTSDEVASVQG, encoded by the coding sequence ATGAAAAAAAATTTGAAATTATTTTTTGCAATTACTGTGGCCATGTCGGTGTCAGTTACTCCAGTTGCAGCTAAGCCTGCTGAAGGAAAGTCCAATGTTTCAGCCTCACAAAAAGAAACTAAGGAAAAAGAAATCTCAAGTGCTATAAATGAAACTGATGACGCAAAAGCTTCAAGCCAGAAAACAGAAGTAAATAGCCAAGCAAATAAAAAAACTTTTAGAAATGAACTGAATGAGCAAAAGAAGGATCTACAACAAGAAAAAATTTCTTTAAACCAACAGTTAGATGACCTTAAATTAAAATATGAGAATTTGATTGCATCGGGAGATGCAGAAGGTGCAAAATCTGTTTTAGAAAACATAACTGCACTGAATCAGCAGATTCAGGATATGAATGCTCAGATTAAACAAACAATAAATGAGCGTTATATGCTTGTGAAAACAATGTATACTAATGAAGAGCTTGCTGAATTTTCCAATGCGAAAGAATTAATTTCTAAGATGTACGCTGATGCTGAAGTATTATCAGCTGGCAGCGTGACTATAAATAATAACCTAATTAAGTTTGATACACCTGCATATATTAAAAATGGCGTGACATTAGTACCACTCAGAGCCATATCAGAAGCGTTGGGCGGGGAAGTGTCATGGGATGCAGAAACACAGACTGTAGTAATAAAGAATGGTGATACGGTAGTTCAAATCACTGCAAACAGCACAACAGCTACAGTTAACGGTGAAACTGTTAAAATAAGTGCTCCACCCACTAAAAATTGTGGCAGGACATATGTCCCTCTCCGTTTCTTAGCTGAAGCATTAGGTTTTAATACAGAATGGGATAGTGAAAATGAACAGATTGCTATCAGTGATGATGTAGAAACACCTGTACAAGAAGAATCTACAAATGACAGTGTGAGTACCAGCGATGAGGTGGCATCTGTTCAGGGATAA
- a CDS encoding PF20097 family protein: MKCPYCNHVMKRGHIQSGNLLSWTPEGESSTGVSRWSKSPNSIVLANCSLLSGSAVDAFYCPNCKKIIINVDNQNEFTL, encoded by the coding sequence GTGAAGTGTCCATATTGTAATCATGTTATGAAACGTGGTCATATTCAATCCGGTAATCTCTTATCATGGACTCCTGAGGGAGAGTCTTCAACGGGAGTAAGTCGGTGGTCAAAGAGTCCAAACAGCATCGTTTTAGCCAACTGCTCTCTTCTTTCGGGATCTGCGGTTGATGCATTTTATTGCCCTAACTGTAAAAAAATTATTATTAATGTGGACAACCAAAATGAGTTTACCCTGTAG
- a CDS encoding stalk domain-containing protein — MKKKGLAIACAVTMLASSVPARAADGIKVFVNNYEVVFQGQQPVIADGYTLIPVRGALEAMGVQVVWNEKEKSVLLTKDKQEAKLVIGKKSFEGGKVQLETPAQIIGGSTMIPLRAVAEYFNGHVAWDGKSKTVSITIDKKEDAYSAVTYKKDLKAANGTVLITGTVKYPQLNTETLGVEARAINDKIASWAKGSLESYLSENKELVTKEAGDLGSDFKTHDFIIDFETPYFKDNIFSFYSNQYTYTGGAHGNSYAKGFTYDLKAGIEKSLSNFVALKDTNPERAFLKNIIKDDIKQNPSKYFEGADKMLEESQADIGFYLTAENQLVVFISEAGVVSPYSSGIIRVEKKLALGNK, encoded by the coding sequence ATGAAGAAAAAAGGTTTGGCTATCGCTTGTGCAGTAACAATGCTGGCATCTTCGGTGCCTGCACGTGCGGCGGATGGCATTAAGGTTTTTGTAAATAATTACGAGGTGGTTTTTCAAGGGCAACAGCCTGTGATTGCCGACGGTTACACCTTAATTCCGGTAAGGGGAGCCTTGGAGGCTATGGGTGTTCAGGTGGTTTGGAATGAAAAAGAAAAATCAGTTTTGCTGACGAAGGACAAACAGGAGGCAAAGCTTGTGATTGGCAAAAAATCTTTTGAGGGCGGCAAGGTTCAGTTGGAAACTCCTGCACAGATTATAGGTGGCTCAACTATGATTCCTTTAAGAGCAGTTGCAGAATATTTTAACGGACATGTAGCTTGGGATGGAAAGAGTAAGACTGTTTCAATTACCATTGACAAGAAAGAAGATGCATATTCTGCTGTTACATATAAAAAGGATTTAAAGGCAGCAAATGGCACAGTCTTAATTACGGGTACTGTGAAATATCCTCAGCTTAATACTGAGACGTTAGGTGTAGAGGCAAGAGCAATCAATGATAAAATAGCCTCATGGGCAAAGGGAAGCTTAGAATCCTACTTATCTGAAAACAAGGAGTTGGTAACAAAAGAAGCTGGAGATTTAGGCAGTGATTTTAAAACCCATGATTTTATTATTGATTTTGAAACACCTTATTTTAAGGACAATATATTCTCTTTTTATAGCAATCAATATACCTATACAGGCGGTGCTCATGGTAATTCCTACGCAAAGGGTTTTACATATGATTTAAAAGCTGGAATAGAGAAATCCTTGTCAAATTTTGTGGCATTGAAAGATACAAATCCTGAGAGGGCATTTTTGAAGAATATCATAAAAGACGATATCAAACAAAATCCTTCCAAATATTTCGAGGGTGCAGATAAAATGTTGGAGGAAAGCCAGGCAGATATTGGCTTCTATTTGACAGCTGAAAATCAGCTGGTGGTATTTATTAGTGAAGCTGGGGTAGTTTCTCCTTATTCTTCAGGAATCATCAGGGTTGAAAAAAAACTGGCTTTGGGAAATAAGTAA
- a CDS encoding ATP-binding protein, producing the protein MTILVLIGTSLLGGGFYSMGFESSNIIMVYILGVLCTAVLTSNRVYTMISAMISVLTFNFFFTEPVFTFTSYDTGDTITILIMFVVAIFAGSLAVKIKLQAEQSEAMAFRTKILLETNQLLQQAKDMDGILEETAKQLVKLLDRTVIFYRKEGGNQLSKGILFQGTNESNGLAYLTQKEMDAALWTFYHNQQAGAGTAEFGDALCRYLAIRSKGTVFGVYGIAIHGKPFDTFETNLLLSILGECALALEKELISRQREEAAAQAKNEKLRTNLLRGISHDLRTPLTSISGNAAVLLNNGDTIDEERRKNLYLDIYDDSMWLINLVENLLSVTRIENGTMKLYLQSELMEEVITEAMRHIDRKRTEHVITIEESDEMLLAKIDARLIMLVVINLVNNAIKYTKVGSEIKISMKRVGDQIQVSVADNGEGIPHTLKKKLFELFYTAGYTISDKGRGLGLGLPLCKSIILAHGGTITITDNIPHGAVFTFTLQAEEVPTHE; encoded by the coding sequence TTGACAATTTTAGTATTGATAGGAACTTCCTTATTAGGAGGAGGATTCTATTCAATGGGTTTTGAGTCTTCTAATATTATCATGGTTTATATTCTGGGGGTTCTGTGCACAGCGGTTTTAACATCAAATCGTGTATATACTATGATTTCTGCCATGATCAGTGTTTTAACTTTCAACTTTTTCTTTACAGAGCCTGTTTTTACGTTTACTTCCTATGATACGGGGGATACCATAACAATTCTCATAATGTTTGTTGTTGCTATTTTTGCTGGCAGCCTGGCTGTAAAAATTAAGTTGCAGGCAGAACAATCCGAGGCAATGGCCTTTAGAACCAAAATCCTGTTGGAAACAAATCAGCTATTACAGCAGGCCAAGGATATGGATGGCATTTTGGAGGAAACGGCAAAGCAGCTGGTAAAATTATTGGATCGAACGGTAATATTCTACAGAAAAGAAGGCGGTAATCAATTATCAAAAGGGATTTTATTTCAGGGGACGAATGAATCTAATGGTTTGGCATATCTCACCCAAAAGGAGATGGATGCAGCCCTCTGGACATTTTATCATAACCAACAGGCAGGTGCGGGTACGGCTGAATTTGGTGATGCCCTTTGCAGGTATCTAGCTATAAGAAGCAAAGGAACTGTTTTTGGGGTATATGGAATAGCCATTCACGGAAAGCCTTTTGATACTTTTGAAACAAATTTACTGTTATCAATTTTAGGGGAGTGTGCCTTGGCTCTTGAAAAGGAGCTCATAAGCCGCCAAAGAGAAGAAGCGGCGGCTCAGGCGAAAAACGAGAAGCTACGGACAAATCTTCTAAGAGGCATTTCCCATGACCTTAGAACGCCATTAACCAGTATTTCAGGAAATGCGGCGGTGCTATTAAATAATGGAGATACCATTGATGAAGAACGTAGGAAAAATTTATATCTGGATATTTATGATGATTCTATGTGGCTGATAAATCTGGTGGAAAACCTACTTTCGGTTACGCGAATTGAAAATGGAACCATGAAGCTGTATTTGCAGTCGGAGCTTATGGAAGAGGTAATTACCGAGGCAATGCGTCATATTGATCGTAAAAGGACGGAGCATGTGATTACCATTGAGGAAAGTGACGAAATGCTCCTAGCAAAAATAGATGCCCGCTTGATTATGCTGGTGGTGATAAATCTGGTAAATAATGCAATTAAATACACAAAGGTGGGTTCGGAAATTAAAATCAGCATGAAGCGTGTCGGTGATCAAATTCAGGTTTCTGTAGCGGATAACGGAGAGGGGATTCCCCATACTCTAAAGAAAAAGCTTTTTGAGTTGTTTTATACCGCAGGATATACGATTTCAGATAAAGGCAGGGGCTTGGGATTAGGACTGCCTCTTTGTAAAAGTATCATTTTAGCCCATGGCGGAACGATTACCATAACAGATAATATTCCCCACGGAGCAGTTTTTACCTTCACATTACAGGCAGAGGAGGTACCTACACATGAATAA
- the megL gene encoding methionine gamma-lyase: MAHGSSGFGTKAIHAGNLRDKQYGSLTMPIYQTSTFFFENCEQGGHRFAGQENGYIYTRLGNPTTSVLESKVAALENGEACVAASSGMGAISSCLWSIAGAGKHILADETLYGCTFALLQHGMTRYGVDVTFVDTSNLEEVKANLKENTVCVYLETPANPNLKIADISEISRIAHEFNPAIKVVCDNTFASPYLQRPLELGADVVVHSATKYLNGHGDVIAGFVIGKADFMQEVRMFGLKDMTGAVLGPFESFLILRGLKTLEIRMQRHCASAKAIAEFLDGHEKVEKVYFPGLVNHLGHEIAKKQMDDFGGMISFEVKGGKEAGMKFVNSLSLATIAVSLGDAETLIEHPASMTHSTYGEEDLKAAGISAGLIRLSVGLENVEDIIEDLRMGLEKI, encoded by the coding sequence ATGGCACACGGGAGCAGCGGTTTTGGCACAAAAGCAATTCATGCAGGAAATCTTAGGGATAAACAATATGGTTCACTGACAATGCCCATTTATCAAACATCTACATTCTTTTTTGAAAACTGCGAACAAGGGGGACATCGTTTTGCAGGACAAGAGAATGGCTATATTTATACCCGTTTAGGCAATCCTACCACCTCTGTTTTGGAAAGCAAGGTTGCGGCTTTAGAAAATGGTGAAGCCTGTGTTGCTGCATCCAGCGGTATGGGTGCAATTTCTTCCTGCCTTTGGAGTATTGCAGGTGCCGGAAAACACATTTTGGCGGACGAGACCCTTTATGGTTGTACTTTTGCGTTATTACAGCATGGAATGACACGCTATGGCGTTGATGTTACCTTTGTGGACACTTCCAATTTAGAAGAAGTAAAGGCAAATTTAAAAGAAAATACTGTTTGTGTTTATTTGGAAACACCTGCGAACCCTAATTTAAAAATTGCCGATATTTCTGAGATATCAAGAATCGCTCATGAATTTAATCCTGCTATCAAGGTTGTATGTGATAACACCTTTGCATCACCCTATCTGCAAAGACCTTTAGAATTGGGTGCGGATGTTGTTGTTCACTCTGCAACAAAATATTTGAATGGTCATGGAGATGTGATTGCAGGATTTGTAATTGGCAAGGCGGACTTTATGCAGGAAGTAAGAATGTTTGGTCTTAAAGATATGACAGGAGCTGTGCTTGGGCCTTTTGAGTCCTTCTTAATTTTAAGAGGCTTAAAAACCTTGGAAATTCGTATGCAAAGACATTGTGCAAGTGCGAAGGCAATCGCCGAGTTTTTGGACGGACATGAAAAAGTGGAAAAAGTCTACTTCCCCGGCCTAGTAAACCATCTCGGGCATGAAATTGCCAAGAAACAAATGGACGATTTTGGTGGCATGATTTCTTTTGAGGTGAAGGGTGGCAAAGAAGCAGGCATGAAATTTGTAAACAGTCTGTCACTGGCAACCATTGCTGTTTCCTTAGGAGATGCTGAAACTTTAATCGAGCATCCCGCATCTATGACCCACTCAACCTATGGAGAGGAAGATTTGAAAGCCGCAGGCATTTCTGCCGGACTCATTCGTTTATCTGTAGGGTTGGAGAATGTTGAGGATATCATTGAAGATTTGAGAATGGGATTGGAAAAAATTTAA